A section of the Trichomycterus rosablanca isolate fTriRos1 chromosome 6, fTriRos1.hap1, whole genome shotgun sequence genome encodes:
- the sumo1 gene encoding small ubiquitin-related modifier 1 — protein sequence MSDAETKPSSDGGDKKDGEYIKLKVIGQDNSEIHFKVKMTTHLKKLKESYSQRQGVPMNSLRFLFEGQRIADNQTPKELGMEDEDVIEVYQEQTGGHWND from the exons ATGTCAGATGCG GAGACCAAGCCCTCGAGTGATGGAGGAGACAAAAAGGATGGAGAGTACATTAAACTAAAAGTGATCGGTCAG GACAACAGTGAAATTCACTTTAAAGTGAAAATGACGACGCATTTAAAGAAGCTGAAGGAGTCATACAGTCAGAGACAG GGTGTTCCCATGAACTCTCTACGATTTCTTTTTGAAGGACAGAGAATCGCAGACAACCAGACTCCCAAAGAG CTGGGAATGGAAGATGAAGATGTGATCGAGGTGTATCAGGAACAGACTGGTGGACATTGGAATGACTAG